One segment of Radiobacillus kanasensis DNA contains the following:
- a CDS encoding glycoside hydrolase family 3 protein, with product MKKKTTKITTLSVFSILLLFTQLFSPIQPVQAEETNDVVDIILLQNVPEVDSEITDNTIALDALKIFEDGHFELVTKDLSWKSTNKNVASVDQDGEVTISGKPGRTFIKVSYGSFSDRIAVDFKPDRSKKKRGKPDFTAKLVKSKGSQYDIVSHAVDGMTLKEKIGQMLMPSFRNWEGENVTEMLPEIEALVKEYHLGGVILFRENVVTTEQTAELVSAYEETAEKYGLLLTIDQEGGIVTRLQSGTDMPGNMALGATRSEDLSNQVGQAIGEELQSLGINMNLAPVLDVNNNPDNPVIGVRSFGESPELVADLGIAYTEGLQSAGVAATAKHFPGHGDTAVDSHLGLPEVPHDLERLKEVELYPFQQAMKAGIDAVMTAHVTFPKIDNTKVISKKDGTEIALPATLSKKVLTDLMRKDMGFEGVIITDALNMDAIEDHFGPVDAAVRAVQAGADILLMPVGLEEVAGGLVDAVNNGDISMENIDDSVERILTLKIERGIIKSDVTTSLADKIANAKEVVGSEAHKQVEQAASEKSITLVKNEDNALPLSASSEDNVVVVGNSQIDKLYTEMKALHENTTLIRSSEPLSADQLERIENASAVVVGTYTYNVSGRSPSSQQMQLVNQLIEVSEDAPVIGVGIRNPYDIMAYPTIDAYLAQYGFNQSSFEATAKVITGQLNPTGQLPVTIPSYDSGVLYEFGHGLNY from the coding sequence ATGAAGAAAAAGACAACGAAAATTACAACCTTATCCGTTTTTTCTATACTGTTGCTTTTTACACAATTGTTCTCACCCATCCAACCTGTTCAAGCTGAAGAAACAAACGATGTAGTGGATATTATCCTTCTGCAAAATGTTCCTGAAGTGGACAGCGAGATTACCGATAATACGATTGCATTAGATGCATTAAAAATATTTGAAGATGGACATTTTGAGTTAGTGACGAAGGATTTGTCCTGGAAGTCTACAAACAAAAATGTCGCATCTGTGGATCAAGATGGAGAAGTAACGATTTCTGGTAAACCAGGCAGAACGTTTATTAAGGTATCTTACGGTTCCTTCTCTGATCGCATCGCCGTTGATTTTAAGCCTGATCGTTCCAAAAAGAAAAGAGGGAAACCCGATTTTACGGCTAAGTTAGTCAAATCTAAAGGAAGCCAATACGACATCGTGTCCCATGCAGTCGATGGCATGACGTTAAAAGAAAAAATCGGGCAAATGCTTATGCCTAGCTTCCGCAATTGGGAAGGGGAAAACGTAACGGAAATGCTGCCAGAGATTGAAGCACTCGTCAAAGAATACCATCTCGGTGGTGTTATTTTATTTAGAGAAAATGTTGTCACAACAGAACAAACCGCTGAGCTCGTTTCTGCTTATGAAGAAACGGCTGAAAAGTATGGTTTACTTCTTACAATCGACCAAGAAGGCGGGATCGTTACTCGCCTCCAATCAGGCACAGATATGCCAGGTAACATGGCATTAGGTGCAACAAGATCAGAAGACTTATCTAATCAAGTAGGACAAGCTATCGGGGAGGAGCTTCAATCCCTCGGTATTAATATGAACCTTGCTCCTGTCTTAGATGTGAACAATAACCCAGACAATCCGGTCATCGGGGTTCGGTCATTTGGAGAATCTCCTGAGCTTGTAGCGGACTTAGGTATTGCTTATACAGAAGGCTTACAAAGCGCTGGAGTCGCTGCAACTGCCAAGCATTTCCCTGGTCATGGAGATACAGCTGTCGACTCCCACTTAGGTCTACCAGAAGTTCCACATGATCTAGAGCGTTTAAAGGAAGTGGAGTTATATCCATTCCAGCAAGCGATGAAAGCGGGCATAGATGCTGTAATGACAGCACACGTTACGTTCCCTAAAATCGACAACACGAAAGTGATCTCCAAAAAAGATGGAACAGAAATCGCCTTACCTGCTACCCTATCCAAAAAAGTATTAACAGATCTAATGCGTAAGGACATGGGCTTTGAAGGAGTCATCATTACGGACGCCTTGAATATGGATGCCATTGAAGACCACTTCGGGCCGGTCGATGCTGCGGTAAGAGCCGTTCAAGCAGGGGCTGATATCCTTCTTATGCCGGTCGGATTAGAAGAGGTTGCTGGTGGCCTTGTGGATGCCGTGAACAACGGAGATATTTCGATGGAAAATATTGATGATTCCGTGGAAAGAATTTTAACGTTGAAAATCGAGCGAGGTATCATCAAATCTGATGTGACCACATCTTTAGCAGACAAGATTGCCAACGCAAAAGAAGTAGTTGGATCAGAAGCGCATAAACAAGTGGAACAAGCTGCATCCGAAAAGTCGATAACATTAGTAAAAAATGAGGACAATGCCTTACCTCTATCCGCTTCTTCAGAGGATAATGTGGTCGTTGTTGGAAATTCTCAGATTGATAAGCTTTATACAGAGATGAAAGCACTACATGAGAACACGACACTGATACGTTCGTCTGAGCCGTTAAGTGCAGATCAGCTTGAACGTATAGAAAATGCGTCTGCAGTCGTGGTTGGTACTTACACGTATAACGTCTCTGGCCGCTCTCCAAGTAGTCAACAAATGCAACTTGTGAACCAATTAATAGAAGTTTCTGAGGATGCACCTGTAATTGGGGTTGGTATAAGAAATCCATACGACATCATGGCTTACCCGACTATCGATGCTTATTTAGCCCAGTATGGCTTTAATCAATCTAGCTTTGAAGCTACTGCAAAAGTGATTACAGGTCAATTAAATCCTACTGGTCAATTGCCTGTAACGATTCCTAGCTATGATAGTGGCGTTCTTTATGAGTTTGGGCATGGTCTAAATTACTAA
- a CDS encoding exo-beta-N-acetylmuramidase NamZ family protein, with the protein MKKWIVGFLAVCLALSSLSVVLAEGNQYGKEKGKHNPHKFKLGVEVLLDEQKDLIEGKRVGLITNPTGVDRDLNSIVDLLHNDPDVELTALYGPEHGVRGSAQAGEYVEYYIDEQTGVPVYSLYGQTRKPTPEMLENIDVLLFDIQDVGTRFYTYIYTMAYAMEAAKENNIPFVVLDRPNPINGEDVDGPVLDPEYSSFVGKYPIPLRHGMTVGELAKLFNNEYGIGADLTVVEMNGWDRDDYYDETPLEFVLPSPNMPTLDTALVYPGAALIEGTNVSEGRGTTKPFQLIGAPFINSTELAKALNDKNLPGVDFRAASFTPSFSKHSGDLSNGVEIYVKDRDDFSPVLTGLHLVKTIHDMYPDDFEFRAENSAGVSFFDLLVGNGWIRDAIEEGKSVEEIQKQWEADLKDFKDLRKEYLLYR; encoded by the coding sequence ATGAAGAAGTGGATTGTTGGTTTTTTAGCCGTTTGCTTAGCGCTTTCCTCGCTTTCGGTTGTTCTGGCAGAAGGAAATCAATACGGAAAAGAGAAAGGCAAACATAACCCTCATAAGTTTAAGCTTGGGGTCGAGGTTCTACTGGATGAACAAAAGGATTTAATTGAAGGCAAACGAGTTGGTCTCATTACAAACCCTACTGGTGTGGATCGGGACCTAAACAGTATCGTTGATCTTTTGCATAATGATCCAGATGTAGAATTAACAGCCCTGTATGGTCCAGAGCACGGGGTAAGAGGAAGCGCTCAGGCAGGGGAATACGTAGAGTATTACATCGATGAACAAACAGGGGTACCTGTTTATAGCCTTTATGGACAAACAAGAAAGCCTACGCCAGAAATGCTCGAAAACATTGATGTGCTCCTATTTGATATTCAAGACGTTGGGACAAGATTCTATACGTATATTTATACGATGGCCTATGCAATGGAAGCAGCGAAAGAAAATAACATTCCTTTCGTTGTCTTAGATCGTCCGAACCCGATTAATGGGGAAGATGTAGATGGGCCTGTGTTAGATCCTGAATACTCCTCTTTCGTCGGTAAATATCCTATCCCACTCCGTCACGGTATGACGGTTGGAGAACTAGCAAAATTATTTAACAACGAATATGGAATTGGGGCAGATTTAACCGTTGTAGAAATGAACGGCTGGGACCGAGATGACTACTATGATGAAACTCCATTAGAATTTGTACTACCATCTCCAAACATGCCAACATTAGATACAGCGTTAGTGTACCCTGGTGCTGCTCTTATTGAAGGAACAAATGTATCAGAAGGACGTGGAACAACAAAACCATTCCAGTTGATCGGGGCACCATTTATAAATAGTACAGAGCTCGCGAAAGCATTGAATGATAAAAATCTACCTGGTGTCGACTTTAGAGCAGCATCCTTCACTCCATCTTTCTCGAAGCATAGCGGAGATCTATCCAACGGAGTTGAAATTTACGTAAAAGATCGCGATGACTTCTCTCCTGTTCTTACAGGACTACATCTAGTAAAGACGATCCACGACATGTATCCAGATGATTTCGAATTCCGCGCTGAAAATAGTGCTGGTGTTTCCTTCTTCGATTTATTAGTAGGAAATGGCTGGATTCGAGATGCTATTGAGGAAGGCAAATCAGTAGAAGAAATTCAGAAGCAATGGGAAGCTGACTTAAAGGACTTTAAGGATCTTAGAAAAGAATATCTCTTATACAGATAA
- the murQ gene encoding N-acetylmuramic acid 6-phosphate etherase, producing the protein MTDTNLSNVTEMKNEQSENLHAFSTKQIIELMNSEDRTVIDRVQKAIPQIEVAIDQVVACLKNGGRVYYFGAGTSGRLGVLDASECPPTFGVPSTLINGIIAGGDHALRYAVENAEDDIEAGRNKAKEVLTNRDLVVGIASSGRTPYVIGALEYANEQNIPTVGLSCNLNSVLSTVAKYPIEVPVGPEIVTGSTRLKAGTAQKMVLNMISTTSMIKLGKVYQNYMVNLQATNAKLRRRSISIITEITGVGEEVAKEFSHRAEGDTRIAILMIMFGIEIEKAKETLKAYGDHFPHAMAALTEENNATERTHRS; encoded by the coding sequence ATGACGGATACAAATTTATCAAATGTGACAGAGATGAAAAATGAACAATCGGAAAATCTTCATGCGTTTTCGACAAAACAAATTATTGAGTTGATGAATAGTGAAGATCGTACAGTAATAGATCGTGTGCAAAAGGCAATACCTCAAATTGAAGTAGCTATTGACCAAGTAGTGGCTTGTTTGAAAAATGGAGGCAGAGTCTATTACTTTGGTGCTGGAACAAGTGGAAGATTAGGGGTGTTAGATGCTTCGGAATGTCCACCAACATTTGGAGTGCCTAGTACATTAATCAATGGAATTATCGCAGGAGGCGATCACGCGCTACGTTATGCCGTTGAAAATGCGGAAGACGATATAGAAGCTGGGAGGAACAAGGCAAAAGAAGTCCTGACCAACCGAGATTTAGTCGTCGGAATTGCTTCGAGTGGCCGAACGCCTTATGTAATAGGTGCATTGGAGTACGCAAATGAACAGAATATCCCTACAGTAGGACTTAGCTGTAACTTGAATTCTGTCCTTTCCACCGTTGCCAAGTATCCAATCGAAGTGCCAGTCGGTCCGGAGATTGTCACGGGGTCAACGAGACTGAAAGCTGGAACGGCACAGAAAATGGTATTGAATATGATCTCTACTACATCAATGATTAAGTTGGGGAAGGTCTATCAGAACTATATGGTGAATCTTCAAGCAACGAACGCGAAGCTTAGAAGGCGATCGATCTCGATTATTACGGAAATCACCGGCGTAGGAGAGGAAGTGGCAAAAGAATTCTCCCATCGAGCGGAAGGAGATACAAGAATTGCGATCCTCATGATCATGTTTGGGATTGAAATAGAAAAAGCAAAAGAGACATTAAAGGCATATGGAGATCATTTCCCTCATGCAATGGCCGCTTTGACAGAAGAAAATAATGCAACAGAAAGGACGCATCGTTCGTGA
- a CDS encoding N-acetylglucosamine kinase has product MPLSKQLFIGIDGGGTKTQCVVGNQYGDILAMVEVGSTNIKSNRPAYIESQIHLLLRNLFEQTQVKMEHIKEIFVSTAGGDRQEDFLRWKQWIRSFHEELSSSIIVKNDAVSALKSGTSSASGTVLIAGTGSIAYSMSGDAESPIRVGGWGYLFGDEGSGFEIGKEALRTVMKAYDGRGSNSALTEVILQYLDLQDPSELVTAIYESSNPRQSIASLARPVLELAANGDQKAEGLVHHAIGNLLELLNGVVRRKPDSLNDPLVLTGGLFQSLYFKQQFVRTVEKNNLHKELIFPAFPPVIGAYLYILEKNGHLNQREHVSHSWQNYIGKEATNGG; this is encoded by the coding sequence GTGCCGTTAAGTAAGCAATTATTCATTGGGATTGATGGTGGTGGAACAAAAACGCAATGCGTGGTTGGAAACCAATATGGGGACATTTTGGCAATGGTAGAGGTTGGATCCACGAATATTAAATCGAACCGGCCCGCTTACATTGAGTCACAAATTCACCTTTTATTAAGAAACTTGTTTGAACAAACTCAGGTGAAAATGGAGCATATAAAAGAAATCTTTGTAAGTACAGCTGGAGGGGATCGCCAAGAGGATTTCTTAAGGTGGAAACAATGGATTCGATCTTTCCATGAAGAATTGTCCTCCTCCATCATTGTAAAAAATGATGCCGTAAGTGCTTTGAAAAGTGGAACATCATCCGCTTCTGGAACTGTTCTCATTGCTGGAACAGGCTCCATCGCCTATTCGATGTCTGGAGATGCAGAATCTCCCATTCGTGTAGGTGGGTGGGGATATCTGTTCGGGGATGAAGGAAGTGGATTTGAGATAGGGAAGGAAGCACTTCGCACCGTCATGAAGGCATATGATGGGCGGGGGAGCAACAGTGCTTTAACAGAGGTTATTCTGCAATACTTGGACCTTCAAGATCCTAGTGAACTCGTAACGGCTATCTATGAAAGCTCTAACCCTAGACAGTCGATTGCATCCTTGGCCAGACCCGTTCTGGAGCTGGCTGCCAATGGGGATCAAAAAGCAGAAGGTTTAGTCCATCACGCGATAGGAAATTTGCTAGAGTTGCTGAATGGTGTTGTACGCCGCAAACCAGATTCATTGAACGATCCACTAGTGTTAACAGGTGGGTTGTTCCAATCTTTATATTTTAAACAACAGTTTGTAAGGACAGTTGAAAAGAATAACCTTCACAAGGAGCTTATTTTCCCAGCTTTTCCGCCAGTTATTGGTGCTTATCTATACATTTTAGAGAAGAACGGACACCTCAATCAAAGAGAACATGTAAGCCATTCATGGCAAAATTATATCGGCAAAGAAGCTACCAATGGAGGCTGA
- a CDS encoding carbohydrate ABC transporter permease: MKDTIWTKPFYYVIAFVFASISLYPIILMILSSFKPSREIFMNPLSLPKSFSLETYQTLLDQIPFMTYFYNSAIVSVTSVLLILVTTSLAAFYIARYTFWWNNYLFFFFLMGMMIPIKLGIVPLFVIMKNLDLLNSLWSLIFMYTAQGIPLSILILTGFFRTMQRELEEAARMDGASDLRILWNVVLPLMRPAIGTVAIINFIQSWNDFFFPLIFITDELKKTIPVGMLSLFGEHSADWGALFAGLTLSSLPMIVLFFIASKQFMEGLTAGAVK; this comes from the coding sequence ATGAAGGATACGATTTGGACAAAGCCGTTTTATTATGTCATTGCCTTTGTGTTTGCCTCCATCAGTCTTTACCCAATCATTTTAATGATTTTGTCATCCTTTAAACCGAGTAGAGAAATATTTATGAATCCACTATCTCTACCAAAATCTTTCAGTCTGGAAACCTATCAGACATTGTTAGATCAAATTCCATTCATGACCTATTTTTATAATAGTGCCATCGTAAGTGTCACATCCGTGTTACTAATTTTAGTCACTACTTCTTTGGCAGCTTTCTATATTGCTAGGTACACGTTTTGGTGGAATAATTATCTTTTTTTCTTTTTCCTGATGGGGATGATGATTCCAATTAAATTGGGGATTGTTCCACTATTTGTCATCATGAAGAACTTAGACTTACTAAATTCTTTATGGTCATTAATCTTTATGTACACGGCACAAGGTATTCCGTTATCGATTCTCATTCTGACCGGATTCTTCCGGACGATGCAACGTGAGTTAGAAGAGGCGGCTCGTATGGATGGGGCAAGCGACTTACGCATTCTTTGGAATGTCGTACTTCCATTAATGAGACCAGCAATTGGAACGGTAGCGATCATTAACTTTATTCAATCCTGGAATGACTTTTTCTTCCCGCTTATCTTTATTACCGATGAGTTGAAGAAGACGATTCCAGTCGGTATGCTTTCCTTATTCGGAGAACATTCAGCAGACTGGGGCGCGTTATTTGCAGGGCTAACCTTGTCGTCTTTGCCAATGATCGTCCTATTCTTTATTGCTTCGAAACAATTCATGGAGGGATTGACAGCAGGTGCCGTTAAGTAA
- a CDS encoding carbohydrate ABC transporter permease produces MELEINKKLNRKKQKRNWKRWAIHLFPVPAIIVYGLFIVYPLLAALSYSFFDWNGMIRGDFVGFKNFVNLFTLEPFSGFFWNSFGHNIIYFVVQLVFQNAIAFFLAYLIYKKLKFGEFFKIALFLPRLLSVIVVGFLWKLILNPNFGALNVLLGKFGLENLQKAWLGDPDTALITIILVNCWFGIGFMLLIFLAGFQAIPKELLEAATLDGAKEFKMMKTIMLPLMIPSIMITTVLTFIQSFEAFELVYAMQGSQGEPYHSTDTLAVYFYRLAFGGSTGDSTAIGLGSALAVVLFIFISTFTALLLKFMQKKEVEM; encoded by the coding sequence ATGGAGTTAGAAATAAACAAAAAACTGAACCGCAAAAAACAGAAAAGGAACTGGAAAAGATGGGCCATCCATCTTTTCCCGGTTCCTGCCATAATAGTGTATGGCCTATTCATCGTCTATCCTCTTTTAGCTGCCCTTTCTTATAGTTTTTTTGATTGGAATGGGATGATAAGAGGAGACTTTGTAGGCTTTAAGAACTTCGTCAATTTATTTACTTTAGAGCCTTTTAGTGGCTTCTTTTGGAACTCCTTTGGACATAACATTATTTATTTTGTGGTCCAGCTTGTTTTCCAAAATGCGATTGCTTTTTTCTTAGCTTACTTAATTTATAAGAAGTTAAAGTTTGGAGAATTTTTCAAAATTGCTTTGTTTCTACCAAGACTGTTATCTGTCATTGTAGTCGGGTTCTTGTGGAAGCTTATCTTAAACCCGAACTTTGGTGCACTTAATGTGTTGCTTGGAAAATTCGGGCTGGAAAATCTACAAAAAGCTTGGCTTGGGGATCCGGATACGGCTTTAATCACAATTATTCTAGTAAACTGCTGGTTTGGGATTGGGTTTATGCTTCTAATTTTCCTAGCAGGCTTTCAAGCTATCCCAAAAGAGCTGTTGGAAGCAGCAACATTAGATGGTGCAAAAGAGTTCAAAATGATGAAAACGATTATGCTACCTCTTATGATTCCGTCCATCATGATCACAACAGTCTTAACGTTTATTCAATCCTTTGAAGCGTTTGAATTAGTCTATGCGATGCAAGGCTCGCAAGGAGAACCTTATCACTCCACAGATACGTTAGCGGTTTACTTTTACCGATTAGCGTTTGGTGGATCTACAGGGGACTCCACAGCGATTGGACTTGGGTCTGCACTTGCAGTAGTATTATTCATTTTTATATCGACGTTTACAGCATTGTTGCTTAAATTTATGCAGAAAAAAGAAGTAGAGATGTAG
- a CDS encoding ABC transporter substrate-binding protein, whose protein sequence is MKSLNKFWLAGLFALFALFLAACSSDAGSEEGEGSEGESAEESEGVTLTIGSWRTEDTERYQALIDAFNEKYPDINVEFKPSKNTEYNTILNTALKAGEGPDIIHLRPYAPGIQLADQGYLAPLDDINGLDVFPESSLAAAKGSDGKQYGVPLNISTTQMFYNKAIFEELGLEEPKTWDEFIALNETLKSEGYTPISLGTKEGWLLSLAHGIFGPAHYGANDFVEKIAAGETDFTSEEFLSSIKAMDELKKYFPENYEGLGMEDIRTLFFTETAAMFPMGSWEIEVLREMNPDLELGFFPMPSAVGKDATVTTWVDGSYGVNAKSEHVEEAKKFVEFMTTKEFGNLFTEKFKMISAIPGTESDDELVNNLGKAVESNPTPYMMLVHFSGGNPTTKVTLETELQGMYLGEQTPEGVTEALQENAATWFEPFQ, encoded by the coding sequence TTGAAAAGTCTTAATAAGTTTTGGTTAGCTGGTTTGTTTGCTTTGTTTGCTCTATTCTTGGCTGCTTGCTCTTCTGATGCAGGCTCGGAAGAAGGAGAAGGTTCTGAAGGAGAAAGTGCAGAAGAGTCAGAAGGCGTCACCCTAACAATTGGAAGCTGGCGTACCGAGGATACAGAAAGATATCAAGCTTTAATCGATGCTTTTAATGAAAAGTATCCAGATATCAACGTAGAATTTAAACCATCTAAGAATACAGAATACAACACGATTCTGAATACAGCACTTAAAGCGGGAGAAGGTCCTGATATTATCCACCTACGACCATATGCTCCTGGTATCCAATTAGCCGATCAAGGTTACTTAGCACCATTAGATGACATTAATGGATTAGATGTTTTCCCTGAGTCTTCTCTTGCTGCGGCAAAGGGTTCAGATGGAAAACAGTATGGGGTACCTTTGAACATCAGTACGACGCAAATGTTCTATAATAAAGCGATTTTTGAAGAGCTTGGTTTGGAAGAGCCGAAAACTTGGGATGAATTTATCGCGTTAAATGAAACACTTAAAAGTGAAGGCTATACACCCATTTCTTTAGGAACGAAAGAAGGCTGGTTGTTGTCACTAGCTCACGGTATTTTTGGACCGGCTCATTATGGAGCAAATGACTTTGTCGAAAAAATTGCAGCTGGGGAAACAGACTTCACGAGTGAAGAATTTTTAAGCTCTATTAAAGCGATGGATGAATTGAAAAAATACTTCCCAGAAAATTATGAAGGGCTAGGAATGGAAGACATTCGCACGCTATTCTTCACAGAAACAGCAGCCATGTTCCCAATGGGAAGCTGGGAGATAGAAGTGTTGAGAGAAATGAATCCAGATTTAGAATTAGGATTCTTTCCAATGCCATCTGCAGTCGGCAAAGACGCAACAGTTACAACATGGGTTGATGGATCTTATGGGGTAAATGCGAAATCGGAACACGTAGAAGAAGCAAAAAAATTCGTAGAGTTCATGACGACAAAAGAGTTCGGAAATCTGTTCACAGAGAAATTCAAAATGATCAGTGCGATTCCTGGTACAGAATCTGATGATGAACTAGTCAACAATTTAGGAAAAGCGGTAGAAAGCAATCCAACACCATACATGATGCTTGTCCATTTCTCTGGAGGAAATCCAACAACAAAAGTAACGTTGGAAACAGAGCTTCAAGGTATGTATTTGGGAGAACAAACACCAGAAGGGGTTACGGAAGCACTACAGGAAAATGCTGCAACTTGGTTTGAACCCTTTCAATAA
- a CDS encoding serine hydrolase domain-containing protein: MFDTYLKEQVDQREIPGAVLMITQGKEEKYHQAFGHFRNKDAQRQMIHHDTLFDIASLTKVVATTPALLLLLAKKKLSLKDPVQAYIPEFRFKDVTLGNLITHSSGLPADLIYMDRQVERNVLKDILSTNLIYEPNNQVVYSDLGMILLGKVIETVTNQPLHTFVQQHLFNPWGLFQTKYLLTEDEKKEAAATEKYRGTFIQGEVHDEKAYQLGQVSGSAGLFATASDLAQFAHYMLFPETQDILPTQIIENALIPRGGNRGLGFQVYHDAQDPLACGEKWPLGTFGHTGFTGTSLWVDPSKELVVVFLTNAVHFGRNTKLKEIRSTLHSLIYSFY, translated from the coding sequence GTGTTTGATACGTATTTAAAAGAACAAGTGGACCAGAGGGAAATTCCGGGTGCTGTTTTAATGATTACGCAAGGAAAGGAAGAAAAGTATCACCAAGCTTTCGGGCATTTTCGTAATAAGGATGCTCAAAGACAGATGATTCACCATGATACGTTATTTGACATCGCATCCTTGACGAAGGTTGTTGCGACAACTCCAGCTCTATTATTGCTTTTAGCGAAAAAAAAGCTAAGCTTAAAGGATCCTGTTCAAGCTTATATCCCGGAGTTTCGTTTTAAAGATGTGACCTTGGGAAATTTGATCACGCATTCGTCGGGATTACCTGCCGACCTAATTTATATGGATCGACAGGTCGAACGAAACGTGCTAAAAGATATTCTTTCTACGAATCTTATCTACGAACCTAATAATCAAGTAGTCTATAGCGATTTAGGGATGATTCTGTTGGGGAAAGTAATCGAGACCGTGACGAATCAGCCTTTACATACCTTTGTTCAACAACATCTCTTCAACCCGTGGGGACTCTTTCAAACAAAGTATTTGTTAACAGAGGATGAGAAGAAAGAAGCGGCAGCAACCGAAAAGTATCGAGGAACCTTTATTCAAGGGGAGGTACATGATGAGAAAGCATATCAGCTTGGGCAAGTAAGTGGGAGTGCAGGGTTATTTGCTACAGCATCCGATCTTGCTCAGTTCGCCCATTACATGCTTTTTCCGGAGACGCAAGATATTCTTCCTACACAGATTATTGAAAACGCTTTAATACCGAGAGGTGGGAATCGTGGATTAGGCTTTCAAGTCTATCACGATGCTCAAGATCCACTAGCGTGTGGTGAAAAATGGCCACTAGGCACCTTTGGACATACTGGCTTTACGGGAACAAGCCTTTGGGTTGACCCAAGTAAAGAATTAGTCGTTGTGTTTCTTACCAACGCCGTTCATTTCGGTAGAAACACTAAGCTAAAAGAAATTAGATCTACTTTACATTCGTTGATTTACTCCTTTTATTGA
- a CDS encoding MurR/RpiR family transcriptional regulator, translating to MSYQLLFIKELLDSFKPTQRKAAEFILNHPSEVTNMSIQKLADRTNVSEATIIRLSKELGCDGFQDLKLKIASDLAKSNHDNRLYGDIPEDDSIQSLIQTVSMSNIQSIEETVAVLSETELEKAIAFLAEARVIAVYGIGASGVIAQDFKQKISRINRWCELALDRDSQITVSANLNEADVVLGISYSGQTTDIIDSLTVAKANGATIITLTKSGKNSVSDLADIKLHTRSLERDVRSGATGSRMAQLNVVDMLFLGVIKSDQDRNIAALEKTRKAVGVTKKRV from the coding sequence ATGAGCTATCAACTCCTTTTTATAAAAGAATTACTAGATTCCTTTAAACCGACGCAAAGAAAAGCAGCAGAGTTTATTTTGAATCATCCGAGCGAGGTTACTAACATGTCTATTCAAAAACTCGCGGATCGAACAAATGTAAGTGAAGCAACGATTATTCGGCTTAGTAAAGAGTTAGGCTGTGATGGCTTTCAAGATTTAAAGCTAAAAATAGCATCCGACTTAGCAAAGTCTAATCATGACAATCGCTTGTATGGAGATATTCCAGAGGACGATTCCATACAGTCGTTAATCCAAACGGTTTCCATGAGCAATATTCAATCGATTGAAGAAACGGTTGCTGTCTTATCGGAAACGGAGTTAGAAAAGGCAATTGCTTTTTTGGCAGAAGCTAGAGTCATAGCCGTTTACGGGATTGGGGCATCTGGTGTGATCGCACAAGATTTTAAACAAAAGATTTCTAGAATTAACCGTTGGTGTGAACTAGCACTAGATCGAGATTCTCAGATTACGGTCTCGGCAAACTTAAATGAAGCAGACGTTGTCTTAGGGATTTCTTATAGTGGTCAAACAACAGATATTATCGATTCTTTAACGGTTGCGAAAGCGAATGGAGCAACGATCATTACTTTAACGAAATCGGGGAAAAATTCGGTGTCCGACCTAGCAGATATTAAGCTGCATACGCGTTCCCTTGAAAGGGATGTGCGAAGTGGAGCGACGGGATCTCGAATGGCCCAACTGAATGTGGTCGACATGTTGTTTTTAGGGGTTATTAAATCGGATCAGGATCGTAATATCGCAGCTTTAGAAAAAACACGTAAAGCGGTGGGAGTGACGAAGAAACGTGTTTGA